One genomic region from Homalodisca vitripennis isolate AUS2020 chromosome 6, UT_GWSS_2.1, whole genome shotgun sequence encodes:
- the LOC124365021 gene encoding uncharacterized protein LOC124365021 isoform X2, translating into MVYRSDEVQRSLELLDRVLSEFDDLENGNVAGREEGEGGRGSFGGQLSEDDGYMSMNGRRAKFVLNFRPVPDEQLPPTPEPPAGPPPTDIADYPPPPEEAERIISTLLPRVSPSNSAKRVGGGGGRRSHALVSSRTLGPHYGDHDSRVTTATQTTLPKTRHQRPFGWENGLPVDPPQVPASLKFGSLPYDNSLQWLTQHTPLPPRTCPSATERHREVRRRTPEEEERGEESAALKTLVELADDDHANFSDDSLEELLPPPPLTSKRGSIAWEVPLDLDEEALMTPGSTKVVGRRRRKSTDRSSTGSIPRLRDQDDWPDPPTGTEDGSLSPFSDWDSSAGKLDEGNFLPPELSASDLSASGTYIIRKGRRKERTPVHKQEKPKQSSSPNSNSKLNELKRCSSTFDNIKSLLKEGLIEGLDETPPDFQPPTPPALVRVVSLPTLTIDETCQTEPLQIEEKVAKVSPVIEPSETVEAVSAQASKSVAVEVRSCDVGIQVMDDLPNLNGYDKHKESVEESTQVSLEYRDINDDKSTELSKSCDSVVDSIDSKTEEALILKLQLDQSEDFSSSEDILSPSFGTSSKPVKSHVEVAKEEVIDDPWLTATEITEVQVVPVVEVEHKEKLVEENVEKPPGDFNVMVEVLQHEFGPLPPSPVEEDEDEYSDVLRNSPRKTSRGKADSVPEPFYRCLEPPGSDPIGAKFLNRPCPDPPPHREPTSSLKTRSMDAGFSRNHKNQHSNSRRDIPSERRTLPSELPGPSRRRTFQKRGSSQSPREESHMQVSCSLPETPIFARGCDIPRTPHRRAPDVPAGPRTTPRPPTTNSYRRTTLSTTPGNVTLGQAMVGAELLRLAGGPGRGWYPRHRQPRPASVEHLDHLATAHSPMSAPGPWEPRGDCRKPLTLPPNLTPKFFHRSPREALRRVTSLLIRKDEASAPPVPPHNSSIQRQRQGT; encoded by the exons GAGCGATGAGGTGCAGCGATCACTGGAGCTTCTGGACAGAGTTTTGTCAGAGTTTGACGATCTGGAGAACGGTAACGTGGCGGGGCGAGAGGAGGGGGAGGGGGGACGGGGCTCCTTCGGGGGTCAACTGTCAGAGGACGACGGCTACATGAGTATGAATGGCCGCCGGGCCAAGTTTGTTCTCAATTTCCGTCCTGTACCTGATGAGCAGCTTCCCCCAACTCCGGAGCCCCCCGCCGGCCCGCCCCCCACAGACATAGCTGACTATCCACCCCCACCCGAGGAAGCTGAAAGGATCATTTCCACTCTTTTACCGAG GGTGTCTCCAAGTAACTCAGCCAAGCGGGTAGGTGGGGGAGGAGGACGACGCAGTCATGCACTGGTCAGCAGTCGCACACTGGGTCCACACTACGGGGACCATGACAGTCGTGTCACTACGGCAACACAGACTACCCTG CCCAAGACAAGGCATCAAAGGCCGTTCGGGTGGGAGAATGGGTTGCCTGTTGATCCGCCTCAAGTTCCAGCTTCGCTCAAATTTGGTTCACTGCCTTATGATAACTCCCTGCAGTGGCTGACACAACACACGCCACTGCCGCCTCGCACTTGCCCTTCTGCTACAGAACGGCATCGGGAGGTGCGCAGACGCACACCAGAG GAGGAGGAGAGAGGAGAGGAGTCTGCGGCTCTTAAGACTCTAGTTGAGTTAGCAGATGACGACCATGCCAACTTCTCTGATGATTCCCTGGAAGAACTATTGCCCCCACCACCCCTCACCTCTAAGCGGGGCAGCATCGCGTGGGAGGTGCCCCTGGACCTGGACGAGGAAGCTCTCATGACTCCCGGTAGCACTAAGGTCGTTGGCCGTCGTCGCAGGAAATCCACGGACAGATCAA GTACAGGGTCAATACCTCGACTAAGAGACCAAGACGACTGGCCTGATCCTCCTACAGGGACAGAGGACGGCTCCTTATCCCCGTTCAGTGACTGGGACTCATCAGCAGGGAAACTGGATGAAGGGAATTTCCTTCCTCCAGAACTGTCAGCATCAGACCTCAGTGCCAGTGGAACCTATATTATCCGCAAGGGTCGCAGAAAAGAGCGAACACCTGTACATAAGCAGGAGAAGCCTAAACAATCATCCTCTCCAAACTCTAATTCTAAACTCAACGAATTGAAAAGGTGCAGTTCAACATTTGATAATATTAAGTCCTTGTTAAAGGAAGGCCTAATAGAAGGTTTAGATGAAACTCCCCCTGATTTCCAACCTCCAACACCGCCTGCATTAGTGAGAGTGGTATCGTTACCCACGTTGACAATAGACGAAACTTGTCAAACTGAACCTCTCCAGATTGAGGAGAAGGTGGCGAAGGTATCTCCCGTGATAGAACCCTCAGAGACTGTTGAAGCCGTGAGTGCTCAGGCAAGTAAGAGTGTAGCGGTTGAAGTGAGATCTTGTGATGTTGGTATTCAGGTTATGGACGACTTACCTAATCTCAATGGCTATGACAAGCATAAAGAAAGTGTGGAAGAGAGCACACAAGTTTCTTTAGAGTACAGAGACATTAACGATGATAAATCTACAGAGCTCAGTAAGAGTTGTGATAGTGTGGTTGACTCGATTGACTCGAAGACGGAAGAGGCTTTGATTTTGAAACTCCAACTAGATCAGAGTGAGGACTTTAGTTCATCAGAAGATATACTTTCACCATCATTTGGAACGTCAAGTAAACCGGTGAAAAGTCATGTTGAAGTTGCAAAAGAAGAGGTTATTGATGATCCTTGGCTCACTGCAACAGAAATTACCGAAGTGCAGGTGGTTCCTGTGGTGGAAGTGGAACATAAGGAAAAATTGGTAGAAGAAAATGTGGAAAAACCTCCTGGAGACTTCAACGTCATGGTTGAAGTTCTCCAGCACGAGTTTGGGCCTCTACCTCCCTCTCCAGTGGAAGAAGATGAGGATGAATACTCTGATGTTCTCCGCAACAGCCCCAGGAAGACATCCCGAGGGAAGGCCGACTCTGTGCCAGAACCCTTCTATCGCTGCCTGGAACCTCCAGGGAGTGATCCAATAGGAGCCAAGTTCCTCAATAGACCCTGTCCCGACCCTCCACCTCACAGGGAGCCCACATCCAGCCTCAAGACCCGCTCAATGGATGCTGGCTTCAGTAGAAACCACAAAAACCAACACTCTAACTCTAGGAGGGAT ATTCCGTCCGAGAGGCGAACGTTGCCATCAGAGCTGCCAGGACCATCGAGACGGAGGACGTTCCAGAAGCGTGGCAGCAGTCAGTCCCCTCGCGAGGAGAGCCACATGCAGGTGTCCTGTTCTCTGCCTGAGACTCCCATCTTTGCTCGAGGCTGTGACATTCCTCGCACTCCCCATCGACGTGCCCCTGACGTCCCTGCAGGGCCTCGCACCACCCCTCGTCCTCCTACCACCAACAGCTATCGCCGCACCACTCTCAGCACCACACCTGGCAATGTCACTCTAG GTCAGGCAATGGTTGGGGCAGAGCTTCTAAGGCTGGCAGGGGGACCTGGGCGGGGCTGGTACCCTCGTCACAGACAGCCCCGTCCAGCTTCCGTGGAGCACTTAGATCACCTGGCCACTGCCCACAGCCCCATGTCTGCCCCAGGACCCTGGGAGCCCCGTGGGGACTGTCGCAAGCCGCTCACACTCCCGCCCAACCTTACGCCCAAGTTCTTCCACCGCTCACCCAGAGAAGCCCTGCGGAGAGTCACAAGCCTGCTCATACGGAAGG ATGAAGCCAGCGCACCCCCTGTTCCTCCCCATAACTCGAGTATCCAGCGACAGAGACAAGGTACGTGA
- the LOC124365021 gene encoding uncharacterized protein LOC124365021 isoform X1 codes for MARPGVTRWRTRNSAAEGSDEVQRSLELLDRVLSEFDDLENGNVAGREEGEGGRGSFGGQLSEDDGYMSMNGRRAKFVLNFRPVPDEQLPPTPEPPAGPPPTDIADYPPPPEEAERIISTLLPRVSPSNSAKRVGGGGGRRSHALVSSRTLGPHYGDHDSRVTTATQTTLPKTRHQRPFGWENGLPVDPPQVPASLKFGSLPYDNSLQWLTQHTPLPPRTCPSATERHREVRRRTPEEEERGEESAALKTLVELADDDHANFSDDSLEELLPPPPLTSKRGSIAWEVPLDLDEEALMTPGSTKVVGRRRRKSTDRSSTGSIPRLRDQDDWPDPPTGTEDGSLSPFSDWDSSAGKLDEGNFLPPELSASDLSASGTYIIRKGRRKERTPVHKQEKPKQSSSPNSNSKLNELKRCSSTFDNIKSLLKEGLIEGLDETPPDFQPPTPPALVRVVSLPTLTIDETCQTEPLQIEEKVAKVSPVIEPSETVEAVSAQASKSVAVEVRSCDVGIQVMDDLPNLNGYDKHKESVEESTQVSLEYRDINDDKSTELSKSCDSVVDSIDSKTEEALILKLQLDQSEDFSSSEDILSPSFGTSSKPVKSHVEVAKEEVIDDPWLTATEITEVQVVPVVEVEHKEKLVEENVEKPPGDFNVMVEVLQHEFGPLPPSPVEEDEDEYSDVLRNSPRKTSRGKADSVPEPFYRCLEPPGSDPIGAKFLNRPCPDPPPHREPTSSLKTRSMDAGFSRNHKNQHSNSRRDIPSERRTLPSELPGPSRRRTFQKRGSSQSPREESHMQVSCSLPETPIFARGCDIPRTPHRRAPDVPAGPRTTPRPPTTNSYRRTTLSTTPGNVTLGQAMVGAELLRLAGGPGRGWYPRHRQPRPASVEHLDHLATAHSPMSAPGPWEPRGDCRKPLTLPPNLTPKFFHRSPREALRRVTSLLIRKDEASAPPVPPHNSSIQRQRQGT; via the exons GAGCGATGAGGTGCAGCGATCACTGGAGCTTCTGGACAGAGTTTTGTCAGAGTTTGACGATCTGGAGAACGGTAACGTGGCGGGGCGAGAGGAGGGGGAGGGGGGACGGGGCTCCTTCGGGGGTCAACTGTCAGAGGACGACGGCTACATGAGTATGAATGGCCGCCGGGCCAAGTTTGTTCTCAATTTCCGTCCTGTACCTGATGAGCAGCTTCCCCCAACTCCGGAGCCCCCCGCCGGCCCGCCCCCCACAGACATAGCTGACTATCCACCCCCACCCGAGGAAGCTGAAAGGATCATTTCCACTCTTTTACCGAG GGTGTCTCCAAGTAACTCAGCCAAGCGGGTAGGTGGGGGAGGAGGACGACGCAGTCATGCACTGGTCAGCAGTCGCACACTGGGTCCACACTACGGGGACCATGACAGTCGTGTCACTACGGCAACACAGACTACCCTG CCCAAGACAAGGCATCAAAGGCCGTTCGGGTGGGAGAATGGGTTGCCTGTTGATCCGCCTCAAGTTCCAGCTTCGCTCAAATTTGGTTCACTGCCTTATGATAACTCCCTGCAGTGGCTGACACAACACACGCCACTGCCGCCTCGCACTTGCCCTTCTGCTACAGAACGGCATCGGGAGGTGCGCAGACGCACACCAGAG GAGGAGGAGAGAGGAGAGGAGTCTGCGGCTCTTAAGACTCTAGTTGAGTTAGCAGATGACGACCATGCCAACTTCTCTGATGATTCCCTGGAAGAACTATTGCCCCCACCACCCCTCACCTCTAAGCGGGGCAGCATCGCGTGGGAGGTGCCCCTGGACCTGGACGAGGAAGCTCTCATGACTCCCGGTAGCACTAAGGTCGTTGGCCGTCGTCGCAGGAAATCCACGGACAGATCAA GTACAGGGTCAATACCTCGACTAAGAGACCAAGACGACTGGCCTGATCCTCCTACAGGGACAGAGGACGGCTCCTTATCCCCGTTCAGTGACTGGGACTCATCAGCAGGGAAACTGGATGAAGGGAATTTCCTTCCTCCAGAACTGTCAGCATCAGACCTCAGTGCCAGTGGAACCTATATTATCCGCAAGGGTCGCAGAAAAGAGCGAACACCTGTACATAAGCAGGAGAAGCCTAAACAATCATCCTCTCCAAACTCTAATTCTAAACTCAACGAATTGAAAAGGTGCAGTTCAACATTTGATAATATTAAGTCCTTGTTAAAGGAAGGCCTAATAGAAGGTTTAGATGAAACTCCCCCTGATTTCCAACCTCCAACACCGCCTGCATTAGTGAGAGTGGTATCGTTACCCACGTTGACAATAGACGAAACTTGTCAAACTGAACCTCTCCAGATTGAGGAGAAGGTGGCGAAGGTATCTCCCGTGATAGAACCCTCAGAGACTGTTGAAGCCGTGAGTGCTCAGGCAAGTAAGAGTGTAGCGGTTGAAGTGAGATCTTGTGATGTTGGTATTCAGGTTATGGACGACTTACCTAATCTCAATGGCTATGACAAGCATAAAGAAAGTGTGGAAGAGAGCACACAAGTTTCTTTAGAGTACAGAGACATTAACGATGATAAATCTACAGAGCTCAGTAAGAGTTGTGATAGTGTGGTTGACTCGATTGACTCGAAGACGGAAGAGGCTTTGATTTTGAAACTCCAACTAGATCAGAGTGAGGACTTTAGTTCATCAGAAGATATACTTTCACCATCATTTGGAACGTCAAGTAAACCGGTGAAAAGTCATGTTGAAGTTGCAAAAGAAGAGGTTATTGATGATCCTTGGCTCACTGCAACAGAAATTACCGAAGTGCAGGTGGTTCCTGTGGTGGAAGTGGAACATAAGGAAAAATTGGTAGAAGAAAATGTGGAAAAACCTCCTGGAGACTTCAACGTCATGGTTGAAGTTCTCCAGCACGAGTTTGGGCCTCTACCTCCCTCTCCAGTGGAAGAAGATGAGGATGAATACTCTGATGTTCTCCGCAACAGCCCCAGGAAGACATCCCGAGGGAAGGCCGACTCTGTGCCAGAACCCTTCTATCGCTGCCTGGAACCTCCAGGGAGTGATCCAATAGGAGCCAAGTTCCTCAATAGACCCTGTCCCGACCCTCCACCTCACAGGGAGCCCACATCCAGCCTCAAGACCCGCTCAATGGATGCTGGCTTCAGTAGAAACCACAAAAACCAACACTCTAACTCTAGGAGGGAT ATTCCGTCCGAGAGGCGAACGTTGCCATCAGAGCTGCCAGGACCATCGAGACGGAGGACGTTCCAGAAGCGTGGCAGCAGTCAGTCCCCTCGCGAGGAGAGCCACATGCAGGTGTCCTGTTCTCTGCCTGAGACTCCCATCTTTGCTCGAGGCTGTGACATTCCTCGCACTCCCCATCGACGTGCCCCTGACGTCCCTGCAGGGCCTCGCACCACCCCTCGTCCTCCTACCACCAACAGCTATCGCCGCACCACTCTCAGCACCACACCTGGCAATGTCACTCTAG GTCAGGCAATGGTTGGGGCAGAGCTTCTAAGGCTGGCAGGGGGACCTGGGCGGGGCTGGTACCCTCGTCACAGACAGCCCCGTCCAGCTTCCGTGGAGCACTTAGATCACCTGGCCACTGCCCACAGCCCCATGTCTGCCCCAGGACCCTGGGAGCCCCGTGGGGACTGTCGCAAGCCGCTCACACTCCCGCCCAACCTTACGCCCAAGTTCTTCCACCGCTCACCCAGAGAAGCCCTGCGGAGAGTCACAAGCCTGCTCATACGGAAGG ATGAAGCCAGCGCACCCCCTGTTCCTCCCCATAACTCGAGTATCCAGCGACAGAGACAAGGTACGTGA